The nucleotide window TTCAGCAAAGCCATATAAGCCACAATCTCAGCTCCTTAGTTTCCTTAATTTCCTTGAGTGTTAACTAAGCCATTTCCTTCACCATGCTAGGCATAGCACAGAATGCGGTGAGCAAGGTGACCTCGGCAGTCACCAACACTGTTCAGCACATTGAGGGTGAGCTCAGCTTGTTCACCATGTCTGACCACAAAATCTTGGAGCTCATCTACACCAGCCATGTCCATGAGGACGACTCCTTCGATGTCGACTCTCTTTTCTTGATCACCGAAAACATCATCAAGCGTTCTAACCAGATCGTTGATAACATCGTGCAGGTATGGTTTTGCTACTTGCTAGCAGATCGTGCGGACTATTTCACCAGAAAAAAATATACTAGTAATTAGTTCTACTTACTATTTTAAAAAATGTGTGAATTTGTATGGACTTCTTGTGGTTCGATCTATTCAGGAGTGTTTCTGTAGAAAGCGTTTTGGAATGGTAGTGCTGATCTGCTGGTAGCTGGTAGCTGGTAGCGTTTTTTCGATAACTAAGTCCATAACCTTATTTCACCACAGATATAAGTGCTTCAAAACCTAAAGAAGcattaaactaaaaaaaaagctTGTAACGTACAATTTTTGCCAAAACATGATACTGCCATTTTGTTTGTAAGGAAGATCAAAAAGCGAAAAAATGGAAGGAACTAAAATCTAGTATTCATCCTaaagatagatatatatatattttttttgtgaaaaCTCGACCAAGCGAAatttatttaatgaaaaatggaaGGAACTAAAATTTGGTATTCATCCTAAAGATGGTTGTAATGAAGTTTCTTTAAACACGTGACCACCCCAAAAGCAGCGCTATTAGTCACTGTTGCCGACCCCATTTTAGCGTTTGTTGTTGGGGTTCATGTTAATATTTGTGATgtaccttaattttttttttattttcattatttctggAAAGTCGATGCGGGACAGTTCATATGGCTTTTTTCCTGGTAAAATGGAAACAAGATGAGGTGTGGAGAATCGGACCTTTACTTTTGCTACAGATCGATTAAAACAGATTGGATGGGACGATTAAGTCGTTTTCAGTACGTTCGAAGCAGGTATCTTTAGGGACCCCAACACCACGACAGACGACATCAACTTCATGGAGTTGTCACataccaaacaaacaaaaaagaaaaatccatTGAAGATAAAGGGCTTTACCATGAGTCTTGGACACTTGGACCAAGAAATGATTCTCTAtacaatatttttttcattaaaatacTTTTCCATTTTGAACTTTAAATAGTTGATTTATAGTAATTTTAAGTTTCTTAATTAAGGTTTTATTGTGTAAAAGTTTATAACCAGAAAGTTCTTCATAGGATTTTTAGAATTTTAGCATGGTTATATTAAAACTTTATAACACTTGGTGATGACCTTAGCTTCATAGCACTTTCAAAATGTTTGGGAAAATATATCTTACTTGTTACAGTTAAACTGGTACATATCagtgttttgattttgagtGGTAGAACACTAAATTCAATTGATGAATATGGTTATATTAAAAATTTATAACACTTGGGGATGACTTTAGCTTCATAGCACTTTCAAAAATGTTTGGGAAAATATATCTTACTTGTTACTGTTAAACTAGTACATATTagtgttttgattttgagtaGTAGAACACTAAATTCAATTGATGAATACTTCTGACTTGTTGCAGGGCACCCAAGTTCATGTCGAAACCATAGATGAGAAGCCCCCAAAAGCCAGCTTCAGCTCCCCATTGTGTACCCTCAAGTCCATTGGTTGTGAGGTGACTAATTAGTACTTTACTCAATAATTTCCTAATTGTTTTCTGAGTTACCAAAATTAACCCCTTGTATGAAATTTCAGCTATGTTGCAAGGCTTCAGGTGAAGAGATTGCCCACAAATCAACACTTTCAATACTCAACAAGCTATCAACCTATTCGTGGGAAGCCAAGGCAGTCTTGGCCTTGGCTGCATTTGCTTTGGAATATGGTGAGTTCTGGCTCCTTGCCCAAATTCACCAATCTGACCTACTTGCCAAGTCTGTCGCAATCCTTAGGCGAGTGCCCATCCTTCTCAAGCCCGCTGACCTCCAGAAACGGCGCCAGGCAGTTGTGGAGCTTAACACTCTGATCAAGACCACATTGCAAGTGATTGAGTGCATCTTTGAGCTGGAGAAGCTTTCTGCTTATGATCCAAAGGATGTGCCTGCATTGGCTATTGCAATGGACCATATCCCAGTTGATGTCTATTGGTCTATCATAACCATTGTTGCTTGTGCTACTAAAGTCCACCTTCTCACCAGCGATGAGTTAGCTTTTTTGCCCACACCATTGATGATTTCTATAGTTGATGTGATTAACGCATGGTGAAAGAGCATTTATTTATCTAATGCTGATTTGATGTAGGGACAAGCCACATGATTTATCCCAATATTCTCAAAAGATCCACTACATCCTAAACAAGCTTAAGATCCAGCTGATAATCTGCAAAAAACAAATAGGTAGTTACTTTTTTAATTATTACTTTCTAGTAGTTCTGTATCTTGTACTAAAAAAATGCTGAAGAATTAGTATTGAAAACAGAGGAGGCAGAGACCTATAGGAAGCTGAGAAAACTTTTTCAGACCCCTGCCGAAGTTATGGAGGTGTTCAAGGCCCTGATTTTCAGCAAGGATAATGTGCAGCCAATAATTGATGGTTCCAGTAACAAAACGGTTTGCTCGATCCCCTAGCTAGTACCTTACTCTAGACTAAATTTACCACCATAATTTGTAGTTTTACACTTATATTTTACTAATCTATGAAATTGGTTATCCAAACAGGTTACCATTGATGTTCTGAGGAGGAAATATGTGTTATTGTTCATTTCAAACCTGGACATTTCTGATGATGACATTGCAATTCTCAGACCAGTTTATGAGGGAATAAAGAAAGAGGATAAGTACAAAATTGTGTGGATTCCCATTGTGGAGCAATGGACCGATGAGCTACGAAAGAAGTTCGAGATCTTGAGGAGTAAGATGCCATGGTACACAGTGCAGTACTTTTCACCAGTTGCTGGCATCAGGTTCATTAAGGAAGAGTGGCACTTCAAGGGTAAGCCTGCAGTTGTGGTGATGAACCCACAAGGGAAAGTGGAAAACACCAATGCTCTCCACTTGATTCGGGTTTATGGAATGAAGGCATTTCCTTTCCATAAGGACATAGAAGACACTATTCGAAATGACAAAGAGTGGATCACCCCCATTGTGAATGATATTCACCCATCCATTCAGACATGGGTAAGTAAACTCATGTTCACAATCGCTTACTTACATTTATCACAATGCATACCTTTTGACATGTTACGTTTGCAAGAATGTGAATGTGGGCCTCTATGTGAAATATTGTTTTAATACATGGTCCAAATGATAATCTAACAACATATCATGTTACACTACTAGAAACAAATTTCATTGTTTAATTTGTAACATGTTGACTCATCAACAGATCAAGGAGGAGAAGTATATTTTCTTCTACGGAGGCAAGGACAATGAATGGATTCAGCAATTCACAAAGAAAACGACTGCCATTGCAAATGATCCTTTTATTAAGGAACTTAAGATCAACATTGAGCTGTATTGTGTGGGAAAGAGTGCAAAAGGAGGAGAAGACCTTGGCATTCTCGGGCGTTTCTGGAACGGCATTGAGAGCCTGTTCTTCACCAATGTCAACAAGCAAACGGACACCGTCACCAAAGAAGTCCAGAAGCTGCTATCCTACAAAAATGAGAGTGGATGGGCTGTGCTTAGCAAAGGGTCTACTGTGGTGGTCACTGGCCACGGCTTCACAATCTTGAAGGTGCTTGAGGACTTTGAGAGATGGAAGGAGTTTATCAAGGAAAAGGGCTTTGAGTTCTCATTCAAAGCGTACCACGAGAAGGTGATTCAGACTATGAAGCACTGTTGCCGCCTTGACATTCCAAGTGTTGCAGGAAAGGTTCCGGAGACAATGAAGTGTCCCGAGTGTCCTCGCACCATGGAGACCTATGTGAGCTACAAGTGTTGCCACACTGATGGTCCCATTAACGCACATCATTAGATATATGGTGGTTGCTATTGAGAGACTAAGAGGGTGTCTAATGCCTCTGACGAGTGCCCGAGGGATAAGTGTTACGTTTTCTTATGTTTGTTCAGTGTCATCGTTTGTACAATAATAATGGGCAATATCATTACGTTGGCCGGTAATGTAATGCCCGCCTATGCGAGTC belongs to Rosa chinensis cultivar Old Blush chromosome 4, RchiOBHm-V2, whole genome shotgun sequence and includes:
- the LOC112197328 gene encoding protein SIEVE ELEMENT OCCLUSION B produces the protein MLGIAQNAVSKVTSAVTNTVQHIEGELSLFTMSDHKILELIYTSHVHEDDSFDVDSLFLITENIIKRSNQIVDNIVQGTQVHVETIDEKPPKASFSSPLCTLKSIGCELCCKASGEEIAHKSTLSILNKLSTYSWEAKAVLALAAFALEYGEFWLLAQIHQSDLLAKSVAILRRVPILLKPADLQKRRQAVVELNTLIKTTLQVIECIFELEKLSAYDPKDVPALAIAMDHIPVDVYWSIITIVACATKVHLLTSDEDKPHDLSQYSQKIHYILNKLKIQLIICKKQIEEAETYRKLRKLFQTPAEVMEVFKALIFSKDNVQPIIDGSSNKTVTIDVLRRKYVLLFISNLDISDDDIAILRPVYEGIKKEDKYKIVWIPIVEQWTDELRKKFEILRSKMPWYTVQYFSPVAGIRFIKEEWHFKGKPAVVVMNPQGKVENTNALHLIRVYGMKAFPFHKDIEDTIRNDKEWITPIVNDIHPSIQTWIKEEKYIFFYGGKDNEWIQQFTKKTTAIANDPFIKELKINIELYCVGKSAKGGEDLGILGRFWNGIESLFFTNVNKQTDTVTKEVQKLLSYKNESGWAVLSKGSTVVVTGHGFTILKVLEDFERWKEFIKEKGFEFSFKAYHEKVIQTMKHCCRLDIPSVAGKVPETMKCPECPRTMETYVSYKCCHTDGPINAHH